The following are encoded together in the Acaryochloris thomasi RCC1774 genome:
- the murI gene encoding glutamate racemase, translating to MSQPHRGRKSRQQLPIGVFDSGSGGLTVLKELQAQLPRESFLYFGDTANVPYGTQPQANILGYSRQILDWMTQYPVKMAIMACNTSSALALDAVRSEFSIPILGIILPGARAAAVQGKRIGVIATPATVASDSYQRAILEKNPQAEVFQVACPEFVPLIEGNLIHEPATLEIVRQRLQPLLEAQIDTLVYGCTHYPHLAPVIEELLPKSVHIVNPAVRMAAATAQELSILQLHTSRRPQRPRFFVSGCPKQFADLSKQWLGRRPWVDQVIFADGPETTPEISTADATAEKIVL from the coding sequence TTGAGCCAGCCTCATCGAGGGCGTAAATCACGCCAGCAGTTGCCCATCGGCGTTTTTGACAGTGGCTCAGGTGGACTAACAGTCCTTAAAGAACTTCAGGCCCAACTGCCCCGCGAATCTTTTCTCTACTTTGGCGACACCGCCAACGTTCCCTACGGCACACAGCCACAGGCCAATATCCTCGGCTACTCCCGACAAATCCTAGACTGGATGACGCAGTACCCAGTCAAAATGGCAATCATGGCCTGCAATACCAGTTCAGCCCTAGCCCTAGACGCAGTTCGCTCTGAATTCAGCATTCCGATTCTCGGGATTATTCTCCCCGGCGCCCGAGCAGCGGCGGTCCAGGGAAAGCGTATCGGTGTCATTGCCACACCCGCAACCGTTGCCAGCGACAGCTACCAACGCGCTATTTTAGAAAAAAATCCCCAGGCAGAAGTTTTTCAAGTGGCCTGCCCTGAATTTGTCCCTCTCATCGAAGGCAACCTGATTCATGAACCCGCCACTCTTGAGATTGTGCGGCAGCGCTTACAGCCTTTGCTAGAGGCCCAGATTGATACCCTTGTATACGGCTGTACCCACTATCCTCACCTTGCCCCTGTCATCGAAGAACTGCTGCCAAAGTCTGTTCATATCGTTAATCCAGCCGTCCGGATGGCCGCCGCCACGGCCCAAGAATTGAGCATTTTACAGCTACATACCAGTCGTCGTCCCCAGCGCCCCAGATTTTTTGTGAGCGGCTGCCCGAAACAATTTGCCGACCTATCAAAACAATGGTTAGGCAGACGTCCTTGGGTTGACCAAGTGATTTTTGCCGACGGGCCAGAAACGACCCCAGAGATCTCGACAGCGGATGCCACTGCTGAAAAAATAGTTTTATAG
- a CDS encoding elongation factor G — protein MTTFRNIAIVGPYSSGKTTLLESLLYVSGVITRKGSISDKNTVGDAAAEARDRQMSTEVTAASLEHGGLSFNFLDCPGSVELLQETLNVLVGVDAAVVVCEPEPDRVLTLAPLFQTLDEWEIPHLVFINKMDRSHTEFNEVLAALKQVSGRPLVMHQYPIGNGETLTGFIDLVSEQAYQYHPDAAADPIPFPAELKAQEQAAHAAMLETLADFDDHLLEELLEDVEPPQEEVLQDFKAELGADQIVPVFIGEADKEFGVRPLLDALVKEAPDSSETAARRGLHAEAERPVAQVLKTFLSSQGGKLSLVRIWQGQLNDGMTLNEARIGGIYHLTGQQQKSTLQAEAGEIVVLSRMEPIKTGDTLTVAGKALSLPKANPLEPVFSLAIKPENRKDEVKLSGAIAKLIQEDPGLSWEHRDATHEMILWGQGDIHLQIAKDRLGRKFNLPVSTNTPHVPYKESIRKAAHSHGRYKHQTGGHGQFGDVHLDIQPQSRGEGFRFQEKIVGGSVPRQYIPGVETGVREFLRQGTLGFPVVDVSVTLTDGAYHSVDSSEQAFKQAARIAMQSGLANCDPVLLEPIERVTLSTPASLTSKVLGVITHHRGQILGYEPKKDWSGWDEISAYLPMAEMQTLIIELRSQTQGVGFFNWQDDHLEIVPDKVAERVLTQVETAPAA, from the coding sequence ATGACCACTTTCCGCAATATTGCGATTGTGGGTCCTTACTCTAGTGGTAAAACTACCCTGTTGGAAAGTCTACTCTACGTTAGTGGAGTGATTACCCGTAAAGGATCCATCTCAGACAAAAATACGGTGGGTGATGCTGCGGCAGAAGCCCGCGACCGCCAGATGAGTACAGAAGTAACGGCTGCCAGCCTTGAGCATGGCGGCCTTTCTTTTAACTTTTTAGACTGTCCCGGTTCTGTGGAGCTACTCCAGGAGACGTTGAACGTCTTGGTAGGCGTGGACGCCGCCGTGGTGGTTTGCGAACCCGAACCCGATCGCGTTTTAACCCTGGCCCCCCTATTTCAAACGCTAGATGAATGGGAAATTCCGCACCTAGTATTCATCAACAAAATGGACCGGTCCCACACTGAGTTCAATGAGGTATTAGCGGCGCTCAAGCAAGTCTCCGGTCGACCGCTGGTGATGCACCAGTATCCAATCGGCAATGGCGAAACGCTCACGGGCTTTATCGATCTCGTCAGTGAGCAAGCCTACCAGTACCATCCTGATGCCGCCGCCGATCCGATTCCGTTCCCGGCAGAGCTGAAGGCGCAGGAGCAAGCGGCCCATGCAGCCATGCTAGAGACGCTGGCTGACTTCGACGATCATTTACTAGAAGAGCTTCTAGAAGATGTAGAGCCACCCCAGGAAGAAGTGCTGCAGGACTTTAAAGCAGAGCTAGGGGCAGACCAAATTGTGCCGGTGTTCATCGGCGAAGCGGACAAGGAGTTCGGAGTTCGACCGCTCTTAGATGCCCTCGTCAAAGAAGCCCCCGATTCAAGTGAGACCGCAGCCCGTCGTGGCCTCCATGCAGAAGCAGAGCGCCCTGTGGCGCAGGTCTTGAAGACATTCCTGTCCTCTCAAGGTGGGAAGCTATCGCTGGTGCGGATCTGGCAGGGACAGCTCAACGACGGGATGACACTCAATGAGGCGCGGATTGGTGGCATCTATCACTTGACAGGTCAGCAGCAAAAAAGCACGCTTCAGGCTGAGGCGGGCGAGATTGTGGTTCTCAGCCGGATGGAACCCATTAAGACCGGCGATACGCTGACAGTGGCGGGTAAGGCGCTGTCGCTGCCGAAGGCCAATCCATTAGAGCCAGTGTTCTCTTTGGCAATTAAGCCGGAGAACCGGAAGGATGAGGTGAAGCTAAGCGGTGCGATCGCAAAGTTGATCCAAGAAGACCCCGGCCTTTCTTGGGAGCATCGGGACGCCACCCACGAAATGATCCTTTGGGGCCAGGGAGACATCCATCTTCAGATTGCCAAGGATCGCCTGGGCCGCAAGTTCAACCTGCCCGTTAGCACCAACACCCCCCACGTCCCCTATAAAGAGAGCATTCGCAAAGCCGCCCACAGCCACGGTCGCTACAAGCACCAGACCGGGGGCCACGGACAGTTTGGCGACGTTCACCTTGACATCCAGCCCCAGTCTCGGGGTGAGGGCTTCCGGTTTCAGGAAAAGATTGTGGGCGGCTCTGTGCCTCGGCAGTACATTCCTGGCGTCGAGACCGGCGTGCGGGAGTTCCTGCGGCAAGGAACGCTAGGCTTCCCAGTCGTAGACGTGTCGGTCACCCTCACCGATGGAGCCTACCACTCCGTCGATAGTTCAGAGCAGGCCTTTAAGCAGGCGGCTCGGATTGCCATGCAGTCAGGGCTAGCGAACTGCGATCCGGTCTTGCTGGAGCCGATTGAGCGGGTAACGCTCTCGACCCCGGCAAGTTTGACGTCTAAGGTACTGGGCGTGATCACTCATCATCGCGGTCAGATTCTGGGCTATGAACCCAAGAAAGACTGGAGCGGCTGGGATGAGATTTCGGCCTATCTACCGATGGCGGAAATGCAGACTTTGATTATTGAGTTGCGATCGCAAACCCAAGGCGTCGGCTTCTTCAACTGGCAAGATGATCATCTAGAAATCGTCCCCGATAAAGTCGCAGAACGAGTCCTTACTCAGGTTGAAACAGCCCCCGCTGCTTAA
- a CDS encoding tetratricopeptide repeat protein, whose translation MRYSRVVLMGLCLALSGGIVLPLSAPVQAQSQANSERLFKLFQEGKKLVEQKDLPAALTKYQQAAQLDSKNARIFSAIGYIQAKLGEYDEAAKAYRQAIAIDGKDANFHYALGYSLGNTGDNEGAAEAYRQAVQLNPKNLKALEGLGVIQSRQKDFEGAVETFNKIVAIAPKDWQAHDAKGRILLQQDQLPEAIAAFQEASKLSPNTGDIQINIAMAYLRQGKVTEGLAALESAASLDPRNSRVHYRIGQLLSQQSQLDEAMASYRKALQFEPRYADALIGQGDIERSRGNDLAAVVAYRQAINADSQKPEAHYSLGLALIERDRKEEAIKALKMARQLYQKQGNRDAIEKTDEALEQLE comes from the coding sequence GTGCGTTACTCTCGGGTCGTTTTAATGGGGCTATGTTTGGCTTTGAGCGGTGGTATAGTGCTGCCGCTCTCCGCGCCCGTTCAGGCTCAAAGTCAGGCCAACAGTGAACGGCTGTTCAAGCTCTTTCAAGAGGGAAAAAAGCTTGTCGAGCAGAAAGATTTGCCGGCTGCGCTGACGAAATATCAGCAAGCGGCTCAGCTCGATTCTAAAAACGCCCGGATTTTTTCTGCGATTGGCTATATCCAGGCAAAGCTGGGTGAATATGATGAGGCTGCAAAGGCCTATCGTCAGGCCATTGCGATTGATGGCAAAGACGCCAATTTTCATTACGCTCTGGGCTATAGCCTCGGCAACACGGGTGACAACGAAGGGGCTGCCGAGGCCTATCGTCAGGCTGTGCAGCTCAACCCTAAAAACCTGAAGGCGCTGGAGGGACTCGGCGTGATTCAGAGCCGCCAAAAAGACTTTGAGGGGGCCGTTGAAACCTTTAATAAAATTGTTGCGATCGCACCTAAAGACTGGCAAGCCCACGATGCTAAAGGTCGGATTCTGCTGCAGCAGGACCAGCTGCCGGAAGCGATTGCCGCCTTTCAAGAAGCATCGAAGCTTTCACCCAATACGGGCGATATTCAGATCAACATAGCGATGGCCTACCTGCGACAGGGTAAGGTCACTGAAGGCTTAGCAGCCCTTGAATCAGCGGCGAGTCTTGACCCGCGTAACAGTCGCGTTCACTACCGCATCGGGCAGTTACTCAGCCAGCAGAGCCAGCTTGATGAGGCGATGGCCTCCTATCGAAAAGCCCTGCAGTTTGAGCCTCGATATGCTGATGCTCTCATTGGGCAGGGAGATATTGAACGATCTCGTGGCAATGATCTGGCCGCAGTGGTGGCCTATCGTCAAGCTATTAATGCTGATTCCCAAAAGCCCGAAGCACACTACAGTCTTGGGTTAGCTTTAATCGAACGGGATCGCAAAGAAGAGGCCATCAAAGCGCTCAAAATGGCCCGTCAGCTTTATCAAAAGCAGGGCAATCGCGATGCGATTGAAAAAACTGATGAAGCACTAGAGCAGCTGGAGTAA
- a CDS encoding alpha-amylase family glycosyl hydrolase: protein MDKVASVAPSERFVLRVKPLVESVYGPLGIDVDGVCDRIQTLLAPHLSNAARDLNPIDRWSQDDVLLITYGDSILRSDQKESPLRTLHDFLSNYLRDVLTGVHILPFFPYSSDDGFAVIDYLQVNPELGDWKDVGRIAEQFDLMTDLVMNHVSSQSQWFQQFKQGQPPGCDYFIAIDPETDVSGVVRPRNTALLCPVETPDGTQHVWATFGHDQIDLNFANPDVLLEFIGIILHYLNTGTKLLRLDAIGYLWKTLGSPCIHLQETHTLIKLIREIVALVKPDASLVTETNVPNRENLSYFGNRNEAHLIYNFSLPPLVVNALLQERSDHLKTWMMSMPPAPLGCAYFNFTASHDGMGMRPTEGLLEAEEYETFLRCMKAFGGEISMRAQADGSESPYEVNISLFDAMKGTAQGEDEWQIPRFLCSQTIMMSLEGIPAFYIHSLLATSNDHEAVQRTGRKRSINRHQWNYDHLLAQLQTPDSAQSLVLRDLSRLIQLRRQQPAFHPNATQYTLHLQPALFGFWRQSIGRDQSIFSIHNLTPRPQVLNLRDINLIGIDPWFDLISDTVIPEGMYEFSLPPYQSAWITNKVQAKA, encoded by the coding sequence ATGGATAAAGTCGCGTCTGTAGCTCCGTCCGAACGCTTTGTCCTGCGAGTTAAGCCCCTTGTGGAGTCTGTTTATGGGCCGCTGGGGATTGATGTTGATGGGGTTTGCGATCGCATCCAAACTCTCCTTGCCCCACACCTCAGCAACGCAGCGAGAGATCTCAATCCCATCGACCGCTGGAGTCAAGATGATGTCTTACTGATTACCTACGGCGACAGCATCCTCAGATCAGATCAGAAAGAATCTCCCCTTCGTACTCTGCATGACTTTTTGAGTAACTATCTGCGCGACGTGCTCACGGGCGTACATATTCTTCCTTTCTTTCCCTACAGCTCAGACGATGGCTTTGCCGTGATTGATTATCTGCAGGTCAACCCTGAGTTGGGGGACTGGAAGGATGTCGGACGCATCGCTGAGCAGTTCGATCTGATGACTGATTTGGTCATGAATCACGTCTCCAGTCAGAGTCAGTGGTTCCAGCAATTTAAGCAGGGCCAGCCACCGGGCTGCGACTACTTTATCGCCATCGATCCAGAAACAGATGTGTCTGGAGTGGTGCGTCCTCGCAATACCGCTTTACTCTGCCCGGTGGAGACACCGGATGGCACTCAGCACGTTTGGGCTACCTTCGGCCACGACCAGATCGATCTGAACTTTGCTAACCCCGATGTGCTGCTAGAGTTCATTGGTATCATTCTGCATTACCTGAACACGGGGACTAAGCTGCTGCGCTTAGATGCGATTGGTTATCTCTGGAAAACCCTAGGCAGTCCCTGCATTCATCTGCAGGAGACCCATACGCTGATTAAACTCATCCGGGAGATTGTGGCTCTGGTGAAGCCGGACGCAAGCTTGGTGACTGAAACTAATGTCCCCAATCGCGAGAATCTGAGCTACTTTGGCAACCGCAACGAAGCCCACCTGATTTACAACTTTAGCCTGCCGCCATTGGTGGTCAATGCCTTGCTGCAGGAACGCTCTGATCACCTCAAAACCTGGATGATGAGTATGCCGCCCGCTCCTCTGGGCTGCGCCTACTTTAACTTCACGGCCTCCCATGACGGTATGGGAATGCGACCCACAGAGGGGTTATTAGAGGCTGAAGAATATGAGACCTTTTTACGCTGTATGAAAGCGTTTGGCGGCGAGATTAGTATGCGTGCCCAGGCAGATGGCTCCGAAAGCCCCTATGAGGTCAATATCTCTTTATTTGATGCCATGAAAGGCACGGCCCAGGGAGAAGATGAGTGGCAGATCCCTCGCTTTCTCTGCTCTCAAACCATCATGATGTCTTTAGAGGGAATTCCGGCCTTTTATATCCATAGTTTGCTGGCGACCTCCAATGACCATGAAGCAGTACAGCGGACGGGACGGAAGCGATCCATTAATCGCCACCAATGGAATTATGATCACCTGCTGGCCCAGCTCCAGACACCAGACTCGGCTCAGTCCCTTGTGCTTCGCGATCTTTCTCGATTGATTCAACTCCGACGTCAACAGCCCGCTTTTCACCCCAACGCGACCCAATATACGCTGCATTTACAGCCCGCATTGTTTGGCTTTTGGCGACAGAGTATCGGTCGAGATCAGAGTATCTTTTCCATTCACAATTTGACGCCGAGACCCCAAGTCTTGAATCTCAGAGACATTAACCTCATCGGCATCGATCCTTGGTTTGATCTGATTAGCGATACCGTCATCCCAGAGGGAATGTATGAGTTCAGTCTGCCACCTTACCAATCAGCCTGGATTACCAATAAAGTGCAGGCCAAAGCATAG
- a CDS encoding peptidylprolyl isomerase: MHMLHQRFRQALTFALGLMLSFSLWATVSPPATAALPPGNAVNDPRALLRLSLPLENEDIRKVQLYLEGTSPQLRGKRWTEISKDLDKASSSLAVRKAGIIDDVPAADRDKAEALIEQIGTGISELKTLAAQQDPQPFKDARAPVLRNVGDLEEMMVQGYPFEVPAEYSNLPQLKGRATVVIDTTKGPMTAIVDGYSAPVTAGNFVDLVKRGFYDGLPFTRTDSSYVIQTGDPEGPEQGFKDRTIPLEVLIEGDSEPIYGFTTEELGLYPAKPALPFSAYGTMAMATSPDDANSASSQFFFLPFEADLTPAGANLLDGRYAVFGYVVEGQEVLGELTKGDKIKSAKVVEGLENLV; this comes from the coding sequence ATGCATATGCTTCATCAACGGTTCAGACAAGCCCTCACATTTGCGTTGGGTCTGATGCTGTCCTTTAGCCTATGGGCCACCGTTTCTCCACCCGCAACCGCTGCTTTGCCCCCCGGTAATGCAGTCAACGATCCAAGAGCTTTGCTGCGGCTTTCTTTGCCCCTTGAGAATGAAGATATTCGCAAAGTGCAGCTCTATCTAGAGGGAACGTCACCGCAACTGCGGGGCAAACGCTGGACAGAGATCTCGAAGGATCTCGACAAAGCTTCTTCTTCTTTGGCAGTGAGGAAGGCAGGCATTATCGATGATGTACCTGCGGCAGATCGAGATAAAGCCGAGGCCCTGATCGAGCAGATTGGGACTGGGATCAGCGAACTTAAAACGCTAGCTGCACAGCAGGATCCGCAGCCCTTCAAAGATGCGAGAGCACCTGTGCTTAGGAACGTAGGCGATTTAGAAGAAATGATGGTGCAGGGGTACCCCTTCGAGGTGCCAGCAGAGTACAGTAACCTACCGCAGCTTAAAGGTCGAGCAACGGTGGTCATTGACACCACAAAGGGACCAATGACCGCGATTGTAGATGGCTACAGCGCTCCGGTCACAGCAGGAAATTTTGTCGATCTCGTCAAGCGCGGCTTCTATGACGGCTTGCCGTTTACGCGCACAGATTCTTCTTACGTCATTCAAACAGGTGATCCAGAAGGCCCAGAGCAGGGCTTCAAAGATCGCACGATTCCCCTAGAAGTTTTAATCGAAGGCGACTCTGAACCCATCTATGGGTTTACGACGGAAGAGCTGGGTCTCTACCCTGCCAAACCCGCCTTGCCTTTCTCCGCCTATGGAACGATGGCCATGGCAACGTCTCCTGATGACGCCAATAGTGCTTCTTCTCAGTTTTTCTTCTTGCCGTTTGAAGCTGATCTAACCCCCGCAGGAGCCAATCTGCTGGATGGTCGCTATGCTGTGTTTGGCTATGTCGTTGAAGGTCAAGAGGTCCTAGGAGAGCTGACGAAAGGTGACAAGATTAAGTCAGCAAAAGTCGTAGAAGGTTTAGAGAACTTGGTCTAG
- a CDS encoding DUF952 domain-containing protein: MPNSRIYHLAPVSELQSGLTEVSYKPQRFALDGFVHCAETPVTTVAVANDYFASLKEPLAVLEIDPLRLTAPLKFEAPAPLPGGDAHLKMASLFPHIYGPIDVGAIQSAALLVRMNNHYVWPSAFHSLPNFMEQHGATG, translated from the coding sequence ATGCCAAACAGCCGTATTTATCACCTTGCTCCTGTCTCTGAGCTGCAGTCTGGGCTAACCGAGGTTTCATACAAGCCCCAAAGATTTGCGCTAGATGGGTTTGTGCACTGCGCGGAGACGCCCGTTACGACTGTGGCAGTGGCAAACGACTACTTTGCAAGTCTCAAGGAGCCGCTGGCTGTTCTTGAGATTGATCCGCTGCGGCTCACTGCTCCTCTAAAGTTTGAGGCTCCTGCGCCGCTGCCGGGTGGCGATGCACACTTGAAGATGGCTTCGCTTTTTCCCCATATCTATGGCCCGATTGATGTGGGGGCCATTCAGTCAGCCGCTTTGCTTGTACGGATGAATAATCATTACGTGTGGCCTTCTGCCTTCCATTCTCTCCCTAACTTTATGGAACAGCATGGGGCGACTGGATAG
- the thiL gene encoding thiamine-phosphate kinase, which translates to MSETVAELGEQAILQRLQPYCSRDKLGDDAAVLEPQPGFLLVISTDMLVDGVHFSDRTTSPFDIGWRTAAANLSDLAAMGATPLGLTVSLGLPPALLVAQLEQIYQGIRDCLQHYGTTIIGGDICRSDCLTLSMTALGQVSPQQQIRRTTAQLGDAILVTGAHGGSRAGLEILLKPEWGQSLSEAERTALCRIHQRPQPRLDVSPLLRQHYPELCVTGMDSSDGLADAILQICRASGVGAILDRIPIPTCLQTIAPEQALDWALYGGEDFELVLCLPANAAEAMVNSLGDSAQIIGQIVRGSDVQFVDPRGIEAPRTLSLSQGFQHFETSTTDESP; encoded by the coding sequence ATGTCAGAAACGGTTGCTGAGTTAGGGGAGCAGGCTATTCTGCAGCGACTGCAACCCTATTGCTCTCGCGACAAGCTGGGCGACGACGCAGCCGTTCTAGAACCACAGCCAGGTTTTTTGCTGGTTATCTCGACAGACATGCTAGTCGATGGGGTGCATTTTAGCGATCGCACCACATCTCCCTTCGATATCGGCTGGCGTACGGCTGCGGCCAATCTCTCTGACCTCGCCGCCATGGGAGCAACGCCTCTAGGATTAACGGTCAGCCTAGGGCTACCGCCCGCCCTGTTGGTTGCCCAGCTCGAACAGATTTATCAGGGCATTCGCGACTGTCTACAGCATTACGGCACCACAATCATTGGCGGCGATATTTGCCGTAGTGATTGCCTAACGCTGAGTATGACCGCGCTGGGGCAAGTCAGCCCCCAGCAACAAATCCGCCGCACAACGGCTCAACTCGGAGACGCGATTTTAGTCACAGGGGCACACGGTGGCTCTCGAGCAGGTCTAGAAATTTTACTTAAACCTGAGTGGGGCCAGTCACTCAGCGAGGCAGAACGAACCGCACTGTGTCGCATTCATCAAAGACCTCAGCCCCGACTGGACGTGTCACCGCTACTGCGACAGCATTACCCTGAGCTGTGCGTCACAGGAATGGACAGCAGTGATGGACTAGCGGATGCAATTTTACAGATCTGTCGGGCTAGCGGCGTCGGAGCCATTCTAGACCGTATCCCCATTCCGACTTGTTTACAAACGATAGCCCCAGAACAAGCGCTTGACTGGGCCCTCTACGGTGGTGAAGATTTTGAACTGGTGCTCTGTTTGCCTGCAAACGCTGCAGAAGCGATGGTGAATTCCCTCGGAGACAGCGCTCAAATCATTGGCCAGATTGTCAGGGGTAGCGATGTGCAGTTCGTTGACCCGCGAGGCATAGAAGCTCCTCGAACGCTATCGCTCAGTCAAGGCTTTCAGCACTTCGAGACTTCAACAACCGACGAAAGCCCATAG
- the malQ gene encoding 4-alpha-glucanotransferase, with protein MPFPRASGLLLHPTSLPGSMGIGDLGQAAYDFVDFMHQSGQRLWQVLPLGPTAFGHSPYMSYSAMAGNVLLISLERLRDQGLLESSDLEVGVGFRPGTVSYELVDQIKLPLLLKAFQNFRRVATVATRQAFAEFCRTRIHWLDDYALFMALKAVHRGMAWNTWEPGLVHRDPETLRQWKSKLANEIELHKFLQFEFFRQWSSLRQYANECSIQIIGDIPIYVAHNSADVWSNPEQFHLDPQTGEPALMAGVPPDYFSETGQLWGNPIYRWDRMQADGFKWWLQRFRTMLDYVDLIRVDHFRGFESYWQIRQGENTAINGEWVPAPGVQLFEALNNELGRLPILAEDLGIITPEVEALRDRFGFPGMKILHFAFGSGAGNPYLPHSCPRNCLIYTGTHDNDTTAGWFSSISADEQQIVSDYVGGLSDEGVHWDLVRLALRSVANQVIIPVQDLLGLGSDARMNLPSTAGGNWVWRYDTHDLTDEIRDRLLHLTQIYNRVY; from the coding sequence ATGCCTTTCCCGAGAGCCAGCGGCCTTCTTCTACACCCCACGTCTCTACCCGGTTCTATGGGAATTGGCGATCTAGGCCAAGCCGCCTATGATTTCGTTGACTTTATGCATCAAAGTGGTCAGCGACTCTGGCAGGTATTGCCGCTAGGGCCCACTGCCTTTGGACATTCTCCCTACATGAGCTATTCGGCGATGGCCGGAAATGTTCTGCTCATTAGCCTTGAACGGCTGCGGGACCAAGGACTGCTGGAATCATCGGATTTAGAGGTGGGAGTCGGCTTTCGTCCGGGTACGGTCTCCTACGAGCTAGTGGATCAGATTAAGCTGCCTTTGCTGTTAAAGGCGTTCCAGAATTTTCGCCGGGTCGCAACCGTTGCGACCCGGCAAGCCTTTGCTGAGTTTTGTCGAACGCGGATCCACTGGCTTGATGATTATGCTCTCTTCATGGCACTCAAGGCTGTGCATCGGGGCATGGCTTGGAACACATGGGAGCCTGGATTAGTTCATCGGGATCCAGAGACCTTGAGGCAGTGGAAGAGTAAGCTGGCTAACGAGATTGAACTGCATAAGTTTCTGCAATTTGAGTTTTTTCGGCAGTGGTCGTCTCTGAGGCAATATGCCAACGAGTGCAGTATTCAGATTATTGGGGATATTCCCATTTACGTCGCCCACAATAGCGCTGATGTCTGGTCGAATCCAGAGCAGTTTCACCTCGATCCGCAAACGGGGGAGCCTGCCTTGATGGCCGGGGTGCCGCCGGATTATTTCAGCGAGACCGGGCAGCTTTGGGGCAACCCTATTTACCGATGGGATCGGATGCAGGCGGATGGTTTCAAATGGTGGCTGCAGCGCTTTCGCACCATGCTTGACTATGTTGATCTCATTCGGGTGGATCACTTCCGAGGCTTTGAATCCTACTGGCAGATCCGGCAGGGGGAAAATACGGCGATTAATGGTGAGTGGGTTCCTGCACCGGGTGTGCAGCTCTTTGAGGCTCTCAACAATGAGTTGGGCCGCTTGCCCATTTTGGCGGAGGATTTGGGCATCATTACGCCAGAGGTTGAGGCACTGCGGGATCGATTTGGCTTCCCGGGCATGAAAATTTTGCACTTCGCCTTTGGCTCTGGTGCAGGCAATCCTTATCTGCCCCATAGCTGCCCGCGTAACTGCTTGATTTATACGGGCACCCACGATAACGACACGACGGCAGGCTGGTTTTCATCGATCTCAGCGGATGAGCAGCAGATCGTTTCTGATTATGTGGGCGGACTCTCTGACGAGGGAGTTCATTGGGATTTAGTCAGGCTAGCCCTGCGTTCTGTTGCCAACCAAGTGATTATTCCGGTACAGGACTTGTTGGGATTGGGCAGCGATGCCAGGATGAATCTCCCGAGTACGGCGGGCGGAAATTGGGTCTGGCGTTATGACACCCACGATTTGACGGATGAGATTCGCGATCGCCTTTTGCACCTGACGCAAATCTATAACCGCGTTTACTGA